One genomic region from Halobacteriovorax vibrionivorans encodes:
- the ahcY gene encoding adenosylhomocysteinase, whose amino-acid sequence MSFTDYKVADISLADWGRKEIKIAETEMPGLMSLRKEFGASKPLKGAKIAGCLHMTIQTAVLIETLVELGAEVRWSSCNIYSTQDQAAAAIAAAGIPVFAWKGMNEEEFDWCIEQTLKWADGSALNMILDDGGDLTNMVHDKFPELIDGIKGLSEETTTGVHRLYERVKAGTLKMPAININDSVTKSKFDNLYGCRESLVDGIKRATDVMIAGKTCVVVGYGDVGKGSAQSFKGLGARVIVTEIDPICALQAAMEGFEVMKMDKAALEGDIFVTTTGNYHVINASHLDKMRDGAIVCNIGHFDNEIDIKHLHNNYEEDNIKPQVDLYTAKDGKRIILLAQGRLVNLGCATGHPSFVMSNSFCNQVIAQMELWENAGKYENNVYMLPKHLDEKVARLHLERINVEIDELSPQQAEYISVPVEGPYKPEHYRY is encoded by the coding sequence ATGAGCTTTACAGACTACAAAGTAGCTGACATTTCCCTAGCAGACTGGGGAAGAAAAGAAATTAAAATTGCTGAAACTGAAATGCCGGGACTAATGTCTCTACGTAAAGAGTTTGGTGCTTCAAAGCCACTTAAAGGTGCAAAAATCGCTGGTTGTCTTCACATGACAATTCAAACAGCTGTTCTTATTGAGACTCTAGTTGAACTAGGTGCTGAAGTAAGATGGTCATCTTGTAATATTTATTCAACTCAAGATCAAGCTGCTGCGGCCATCGCTGCTGCTGGAATTCCTGTTTTTGCTTGGAAAGGTATGAACGAAGAGGAATTTGACTGGTGTATCGAGCAAACTCTTAAGTGGGCAGATGGATCAGCTCTTAACATGATCCTTGATGACGGTGGTGACCTTACAAATATGGTTCACGACAAATTCCCAGAATTAATCGATGGAATCAAAGGTCTTTCTGAAGAAACAACGACTGGTGTTCATAGACTATATGAAAGAGTAAAAGCTGGAACTCTTAAGATGCCAGCAATCAATATCAATGACTCTGTTACAAAGTCTAAATTTGATAACCTTTACGGATGTAGAGAGTCTCTAGTAGACGGTATCAAGCGTGCAACAGATGTAATGATCGCTGGTAAGACTTGTGTTGTTGTTGGTTACGGTGATGTTGGTAAAGGTTCTGCTCAGTCTTTCAAAGGTCTTGGAGCAAGAGTTATCGTTACTGAAATCGATCCAATTTGTGCTCTTCAAGCAGCAATGGAAGGTTTCGAAGTAATGAAGATGGATAAAGCAGCTCTTGAAGGTGATATCTTCGTTACAACTACAGGTAACTACCACGTAATTAACGCTTCTCACTTAGATAAGATGAGAGATGGTGCAATTGTTTGTAACATCGGTCACTTTGATAATGAAATCGATATTAAGCACCTACATAACAATTATGAAGAAGATAATATCAAGCCACAAGTTGATCTATATACAGCAAAAGATGGTAAGAGAATCATCCTTCTTGCTCAAGGTCGTCTAGTTAACCTTGGTTGTGCAACAGGGCACCCTTCATTTGTTATGTCGAACTCATTCTGTAACCAAGTAATTGCTCAAATGGAACTTTGGGAAAATGCTGGTAAGTATGAGAACAATGTTTATATGCTACCTAAGCACCTTGATGAAAAAGTTGCTCGTCTTCACCTTGAGAGAATCAATGTTGAAATCGATGAACTTTCTCCTCAACAAGCTGAATACATCAGCGTACCAGTTGAAGGTCCATACAAGCCAGAGCATTATCGTTACTAG
- a CDS encoding THUMP domain-containing class I SAM-dependent RNA methyltransferase translates to MNNQRNSNKVINDKSFYFASCPRGCEQYLVNELRANGIEGKAGRGGAAFKARNKATVEYILNARIASRVFKEVGYFYIRDEKQIYKRAGELPWEDYITPDQTFKINTLLDGESKELFKSSIFLSQTLKDSLVDYMRDKFGKRPNVETTTPTVTFLQRVEKVKEGCKVIVYADMVGESLDKRGYRESGHRAPLRENLAASLIAETKWDCQGPFYDPMAGSGTILIESIIYFLKLSPAFFRLKKNTTPYSFTNHPWFQDSNLVDWYFDKVHEVMTDSQEKIDSIPSDKFFYNDADVENFKLARAHLLDCFGRVDFVNFNCEEFSKASVPAGFERGIVLFNPPYGERIQAIGFEDINDFYYEIGETLKNNFKGSTAYILTAHGPLRKNIRLKTSKKTEFLNGDIECRLLKYELM, encoded by the coding sequence ATGAATAATCAAAGAAATAGCAATAAAGTCATTAATGACAAGAGTTTTTATTTTGCTTCTTGCCCTCGTGGTTGTGAGCAATACCTCGTCAATGAGCTTCGTGCCAATGGTATTGAAGGAAAGGCCGGCCGTGGTGGTGCAGCTTTCAAGGCCAGAAATAAGGCCACTGTAGAATATATTTTAAATGCCCGTATTGCTTCTCGTGTTTTTAAAGAAGTTGGATATTTCTATATCCGTGATGAAAAGCAGATTTATAAAAGAGCTGGGGAGCTTCCATGGGAAGACTACATCACACCAGATCAGACTTTTAAAATCAATACTCTTTTAGATGGTGAAAGTAAGGAGCTGTTTAAAAGTTCAATCTTCCTATCACAAACTCTAAAAGACTCTCTCGTTGATTATATGAGAGATAAGTTTGGCAAGCGTCCAAATGTTGAAACAACAACGCCTACAGTAACTTTCCTACAACGAGTTGAAAAAGTTAAAGAAGGTTGTAAGGTAATCGTTTACGCTGACATGGTTGGTGAGTCTCTTGATAAAAGAGGTTATCGTGAATCAGGTCACCGTGCACCTTTACGTGAAAACCTAGCGGCTTCACTTATTGCGGAAACAAAGTGGGACTGCCAAGGACCTTTCTATGATCCAATGGCAGGTTCTGGAACGATTCTTATTGAATCGATAATTTATTTTCTAAAGTTATCACCAGCATTTTTTAGACTTAAGAAGAATACGACTCCATATTCATTTACTAATCATCCATGGTTTCAAGATTCAAATCTTGTGGATTGGTACTTTGATAAAGTTCATGAAGTAATGACAGACTCACAAGAGAAGATTGATTCTATCCCAAGTGATAAATTCTTTTATAATGATGCAGATGTTGAGAACTTCAAGCTTGCAAGAGCTCACTTACTCGACTGCTTCGGCCGTGTAGACTTTGTTAATTTCAATTGTGAAGAGTTTTCTAAAGCATCTGTACCTGCAGGGTTTGAAAGAGGTATTGTTCTATTCAACCCTCCATATGGAGAGAGAATTCAAGCAATTGGTTTTGAAGATATCAATGATTTCTACTATGAGATTGGAGAGACATTAAAGAATAATTTTAAAGGATCAACTGCATATATTCTTACTGCCCATGGGCCACTAAGAAAGAATATTCGCCTAAAAACTTCTAAGAAGACAGAGTTTTTAAATGGCGACATAGAATGCCGCCTTTTAAAATATGAATTAATGTAA
- the pfkA gene encoding 6-phosphofructokinase, whose product MSEETKSNNNINRIAVLCSGGDSPGMNCAIRAVVRTCLANDIEIFGIRRGYAGLLEGSQHQMDTASVGNILQKGGTILQTSRCPEFIKPEIRAEAAHILKRKNIDALIVIGGNGSFNGAWELHKEHGIPVVGIPGTIDNDIEGTDYSIGFDTAVQTAIEAVDKIRDTAHSHDRTFIVEVMGRKSPAIALHVGLCTGAENIIFPVQEEKEVDIDTIANDIKRGLKRGKGSSIIIASEGETEGLSHYVHNELLDKHKLDSRVCILGHIQRGGNPTARDRFIATQMGHLAVKSLLAGEKASVTAEQNGQVVLEKLENCLGKKFEVEEKYVEIVKTLSK is encoded by the coding sequence ATGAGTGAAGAAACAAAATCAAATAATAATATAAATAGAATTGCAGTACTATGTAGTGGCGGTGACAGCCCAGGAATGAATTGTGCAATTCGCGCTGTAGTTAGAACTTGTCTAGCTAATGATATAGAAATATTTGGAATACGTCGGGGCTATGCAGGTCTTCTCGAAGGTTCACAACATCAAATGGATACAGCAAGTGTTGGAAATATTCTCCAAAAAGGTGGAACGATTCTACAAACCTCACGCTGTCCAGAGTTTATTAAACCAGAGATTAGAGCTGAAGCTGCACATATACTAAAAAGGAAGAATATTGATGCGCTAATTGTTATTGGTGGTAATGGATCATTCAATGGTGCATGGGAGTTACATAAGGAGCATGGAATTCCTGTCGTTGGAATCCCTGGAACGATTGATAATGATATCGAAGGAACTGACTATTCAATTGGATTTGATACAGCAGTGCAAACTGCAATCGAAGCTGTCGATAAGATCCGCGATACGGCCCACTCTCACGATAGAACGTTTATCGTTGAAGTTATGGGAAGAAAGTCTCCGGCCATCGCTCTTCATGTGGGACTTTGTACTGGTGCTGAAAATATTATCTTTCCAGTTCAAGAAGAAAAAGAAGTTGATATCGACACAATTGCTAATGATATTAAAAGAGGTCTTAAAAGAGGCAAAGGCTCTTCAATTATTATTGCCTCAGAAGGTGAAACAGAAGGCCTTTCACATTATGTTCACAATGAACTCCTTGATAAGCACAAGCTCGATTCAAGAGTATGTATCCTAGGCCATATTCAACGAGGTGGAAACCCTACTGCCAGAGATCGTTTCATTGCAACCCAAATGGGACATCTTGCTGTGAAGTCACTTCTTGCTGGTGAGAAGGCCAGTGTAACGGCAGAACAAAATGGACAAGTTGTACTAGAAAAACTTGAAAACTGTCTTGGTAAGAAGTTTGAAGTTGAAGAAAAGTATGTTGAAATTGTAAAAACTCTATCAAAGTAA
- a CDS encoding thiol-disulfide oxidoreductase DCC family protein — protein sequence MEENYKLPILIFDDECPLCIRFKDSLARLEGAKKISFIPVNDKKVYEQFKELGLNEEECQNVVHYITSDKKVLKGEDVIAHLVKLYPLVHKFSWLIESDMGKKATDYFHKTTNAYRKMIKRKCPNCMKHA from the coding sequence ATGGAAGAAAATTACAAGTTACCAATTCTCATTTTTGATGATGAATGCCCTCTTTGCATTCGCTTTAAAGACTCTCTAGCAAGGCTAGAAGGTGCTAAAAAGATCTCTTTCATCCCAGTAAATGATAAAAAAGTGTATGAACAATTCAAAGAACTTGGACTAAATGAAGAGGAATGCCAAAATGTGGTTCACTACATCACTTCAGATAAAAAGGTTCTAAAAGGTGAAGATGTAATTGCTCACCTAGTGAAACTCTATCCTCTTGTACACAAGTTTAGCTGGCTAATAGAAAGTGACATGGGAAAGAAAGCAACAGACTACTTTCACAAAACAACTAATGCCTATCGCAAAATGATAAAGAGAAAATGTCCTAATTGTATGAAACACGCTTAA
- the gpmI gene encoding 2,3-bisphosphoglycerate-independent phosphoglycerate mutase translates to MSIKNISKKALLVILDGFGISENTEKNAIRDAKTPTIDKLFKTYPYTNIQAGGVLVGLPKGVVGNSEVGHMNLGAGRAIRQDLVRINESIKKGNLCSQYQLQKLIDTAKKNNNRIHLLGLLSDGGIHSHIEHTKEIIKCLKESGIEVFVHAFMDGRDTPPACGDMYLKDIVGYEGSHFASMQGRSIGMDRDRRWEKIKKSYDMYLGNGDITDLSPMEYLNSEYEAGRTDEFIAPALFNKDYAIKEGDCVFFTNFRPDRAIQLTLAFNYPEFSEFERPFFPAMFLCMTPYIPDEMDLPVLFDKEKLKGTMTEYLSDQGLKQLKIAETEKYAHVTFFFNGGEKEPFAGEDHLLIPSPKEVSTYDEKPQMSAPEVTEKLLAKVSKYDFSVVNFANSDMVGHTGNYEAAVQAIETLDECLAKLYKKCEEEGITMIITADHGNSDQMVHKDGTPHTAHTGALVPFCVVNEKLKDKAFTIAPGEHSLMDVSPTCLYIMGLHQAPSFTGHHIFE, encoded by the coding sequence ATGTCGATAAAAAATATAAGTAAAAAGGCCCTCTTAGTTATCCTTGATGGTTTCGGAATTAGTGAAAACACTGAAAAGAATGCTATTAGAGACGCAAAAACACCAACCATTGATAAGTTGTTTAAGACTTATCCATACACAAATATTCAAGCAGGTGGCGTACTTGTTGGACTCCCTAAAGGTGTTGTTGGTAATTCTGAAGTTGGGCATATGAACTTAGGAGCAGGTCGTGCTATTAGGCAAGACTTGGTTCGTATTAATGAGTCGATAAAGAAGGGCAACCTTTGTAGTCAATATCAACTTCAAAAGCTTATTGATACAGCAAAGAAGAATAATAATCGCATCCACCTTTTAGGACTTCTTTCTGATGGTGGCATTCACTCACATATAGAACACACTAAAGAGATCATTAAATGTCTTAAAGAAAGTGGTATTGAAGTCTTCGTCCATGCTTTTATGGATGGAAGGGATACTCCTCCGGCCTGTGGTGATATGTACTTAAAAGATATCGTTGGATATGAAGGCAGCCACTTTGCTTCAATGCAAGGGCGCTCAATTGGAATGGACCGTGATCGCAGATGGGAAAAGATTAAAAAGTCTTACGATATGTATTTAGGTAACGGGGACATTACAGATCTTTCTCCTATGGAATATCTTAATAGCGAATATGAAGCTGGAAGAACTGACGAGTTTATTGCACCAGCATTATTTAATAAAGACTATGCTATTAAAGAAGGTGATTGTGTCTTCTTTACAAACTTTAGACCAGACCGTGCAATCCAGCTAACTCTAGCTTTCAATTATCCAGAGTTCAGTGAATTTGAAAGGCCTTTCTTTCCTGCAATGTTTCTTTGCATGACTCCTTATATCCCTGATGAAATGGATTTACCGGTTCTCTTTGATAAAGAGAAACTTAAAGGAACAATGACAGAGTACTTAAGTGACCAAGGCCTAAAACAATTAAAAATAGCCGAAACAGAGAAGTATGCTCACGTAACTTTCTTTTTTAATGGTGGTGAAAAAGAGCCTTTTGCAGGAGAAGACCATCTTCTTATTCCATCACCAAAAGAAGTTTCAACATATGATGAAAAGCCACAAATGAGTGCTCCAGAAGTTACTGAAAAACTCTTAGCAAAAGTATCAAAATATGACTTTTCTGTTGTTAACTTTGCAAACTCAGATATGGTCGGCCATACAGGAAATTATGAAGCTGCTGTACAAGCGATAGAGACTCTTGATGAGTGTCTCGCAAAACTTTATAAGAAGTGTGAAGAGGAAGGGATAACAATGATTATCACAGCTGATCATGGAAATAGTGATCAAATGGTTCATAAAGATGGAACTCCTCACACAGCTCACACTGGAGCTCTTGTTCCATTTTGTGTCGTTAACGAAAAATTAAAAGATAAAGCTTTTACAATTGCACCGGGTGAACATTCATTAATGGATGTATCTCCTACTTGTCTCTATATTATGGGACTTCATCAAGCACCTAGCTTTACTGGACATCATATCTTTGAATAG
- a CDS encoding acyl-CoA dehydrogenase → MAKYRTDLMDVNFNLFKTCKIQEQAGELGYGEAELKDILIQFDKFVENEIYPTRQESDEIGVKHVDGNVIVPEMFHKVNKNFYENGWYALGYPEEVGGMPAPHALKVACTSMAIGSNVAWSMYYGLSQGAMNVILKVGSQEQKDLFVTKMMTGEWGGTMCLTEPGAGSDVGNAKTTAKPLDNGKYAINGVKIFISSGESDLYENNIHLVLARTPGAPEGTKGLSLFIVPRFNVDSGESNNVKCTKIEHKMGIHAQATCELTFGQDGECVGELIGEEFDGMKNMFIMMNEARLLCGLQGEAQSNLCYELSEQYARERSQFGTEIINMPDVKRMLLKMRSTARGLRALTLYTANLFDKAEKGDEVAENEIALFTPICKGYCTDEGVNIASEGVQVHGGYGYCTEYGIEQFMRDTKIATIYEGTNGIQAIDFVMRKILMDKGETFFNVGKKIQATMNKEEAKSFPHEISMIGKSMEMSEEVVKKFGKLMAEKNQNGVMAYATDFLTYCGNLVVSWLLLEHACIAQNELKNASSEEEKKYYQSKIDDFKVFCQYQLTRNIGLAHSVLNFEEDLTSINV, encoded by the coding sequence ATGGCAAAGTATCGTACAGACTTAATGGATGTAAATTTCAATCTATTTAAAACGTGCAAAATTCAAGAACAGGCCGGTGAACTCGGCTACGGTGAGGCCGAATTAAAGGATATCCTCATCCAATTTGATAAATTTGTAGAAAACGAAATCTATCCAACTCGTCAAGAAAGTGATGAGATTGGGGTAAAGCATGTGGACGGTAATGTTATCGTTCCAGAAATGTTTCACAAAGTTAATAAGAATTTCTATGAAAATGGTTGGTATGCACTTGGCTATCCTGAAGAGGTTGGTGGGATGCCAGCTCCACATGCTTTAAAAGTAGCATGTACTTCAATGGCAATTGGTTCAAACGTTGCTTGGTCAATGTATTACGGACTATCTCAAGGTGCGATGAATGTAATTCTAAAAGTTGGATCTCAGGAACAAAAAGATCTTTTTGTAACGAAGATGATGACTGGTGAATGGGGTGGGACAATGTGTCTGACTGAGCCAGGAGCAGGATCTGATGTTGGGAATGCAAAGACAACGGCAAAGCCACTTGATAATGGAAAATATGCAATCAATGGCGTAAAGATTTTTATCTCTTCTGGTGAGAGTGATCTTTACGAGAATAATATTCACCTCGTTCTTGCACGAACTCCAGGAGCACCTGAGGGAACAAAGGGACTTTCTCTATTTATCGTTCCAAGATTTAACGTTGATTCAGGAGAATCAAATAATGTTAAATGCACGAAGATCGAGCATAAAATGGGAATTCATGCTCAGGCAACTTGTGAGCTAACTTTTGGCCAAGACGGAGAATGTGTTGGTGAGCTTATTGGTGAAGAATTTGATGGTATGAAAAATATGTTCATCATGATGAATGAAGCAAGACTACTTTGTGGACTTCAAGGTGAAGCGCAGTCAAACCTTTGTTATGAACTATCTGAGCAATATGCAAGAGAGCGTTCACAATTTGGTACTGAAATTATTAATATGCCAGATGTTAAGAGAATGCTACTTAAGATGAGATCGACGGCAAGAGGGCTAAGAGCTCTTACTCTTTATACTGCTAATCTATTTGATAAGGCAGAGAAAGGAGATGAGGTTGCAGAAAATGAAATTGCTCTCTTTACTCCAATCTGTAAAGGGTACTGTACAGATGAAGGTGTCAATATCGCAAGTGAAGGTGTTCAAGTTCACGGTGGTTATGGTTATTGTACTGAATACGGTATTGAACAATTCATGCGTGATACAAAGATTGCAACAATCTATGAGGGAACTAACGGAATTCAAGCAATTGACTTTGTTATGAGAAAGATCCTTATGGATAAAGGTGAGACATTCTTTAATGTAGGAAAAAAGATTCAAGCAACAATGAATAAAGAAGAAGCAAAGTCATTTCCTCATGAAATTTCAATGATTGGAAAATCAATGGAGATGAGTGAAGAAGTTGTTAAGAAGTTTGGAAAGCTTATGGCCGAAAAGAACCAAAATGGTGTTATGGCATATGCAACTGACTTCCTAACTTATTGTGGAAACCTTGTTGTTTCTTGGCTTTTACTTGAGCATGCTTGTATTGCTCAAAATGAATTGAAAAACGCTTCTAGTGAAGAAGAGAAAAAGTATTATCAATCAAAAATTGATGACTTTAAAGTATTCTGCCAGTATCAGCTAACACGCAATATTGGTCTTGCTCATAGTGTTTTAAATTTTGAAGAAGATCTAACTTCAATCAATGTTTAA
- the rpiB gene encoding ribose 5-phosphate isomerase B — MSKKIFLATDHGAFEQKESVKKFLISEGYDVEDLGTHSTESCHYPEYAIALAKAVQKEGRGVLLCGSGIGVSMVANKFKGIRAALCHTEDDARLSREHNNSNVICFGGRISNSEEIIAMTKIWLATEFEGGRHKTRIDMFSDLGEN; from the coding sequence ATGAGTAAGAAAATATTCCTAGCAACTGATCACGGTGCATTTGAGCAGAAAGAATCTGTTAAGAAATTCTTAATAAGTGAAGGCTATGATGTTGAGGATCTTGGTACTCATTCTACTGAATCTTGTCACTATCCCGAATATGCTATTGCACTTGCTAAGGCCGTTCAAAAAGAAGGGCGTGGAGTTCTTCTGTGCGGATCGGGGATTGGTGTGAGTATGGTTGCTAATAAGTTCAAGGGAATTCGAGCAGCTCTATGCCATACTGAGGATGATGCAAGATTGTCTCGCGAGCATAATAACTCTAATGTTATCTGCTTTGGTGGGCGTATTTCAAATAGTGAAGAGATTATTGCCATGACTAAGATTTGGCTGGCCACTGAGTTTGAAGGTGGCAGGCATAAAACCCGCATTGACATGTTTTCAGACCTCGGTGAAAATTAA
- a CDS encoding metal-dependent transcriptional regulator: MANLDTKDKKPREAELSHSMVHYLLAIHKLKEEKGYARVTDIAKDLGLTKGSVSTALNNLKKRELVKEEDDTKFLLLTDKGHDEVHRTLTSRTLLYYFLKDFVGVSEDIAEKDSCMIEHLLSEETSTKFFDFMKTLSCSCDDLAKDGKLPKGFNFKTTLSLCDFKSAEEFMEGQKGDTYLQEDDQDS; the protein is encoded by the coding sequence ATGGCCAATTTAGATACGAAAGATAAAAAACCACGTGAAGCAGAACTGTCACATTCAATGGTCCACTACCTGTTGGCCATCCATAAATTGAAGGAAGAAAAAGGTTATGCTCGTGTAACTGATATCGCCAAAGATTTAGGACTGACAAAAGGTTCTGTATCAACAGCTTTAAATAATCTTAAGAAAAGAGAACTTGTTAAAGAAGAAGACGATACAAAGTTTCTTCTTCTGACAGACAAGGGTCATGATGAAGTTCATCGCACTCTTACATCAAGAACTCTTCTTTACTATTTCCTAAAAGATTTTGTAGGTGTTTCTGAAGATATTGCTGAAAAAGATTCATGTATGATTGAGCACCTTTTAAGCGAGGAAACTAGTACGAAATTCTTCGATTTCATGAAGACACTTTCTTGCTCATGTGACGATTTAGCAAAAGATGGTAAACTACCTAAAGGTTTTAATTTTAAAACAACTTTAAGTCTTTGTGACTTTAAGTCTGCTGAAGAGTTCATGGAAGGGCAGAAGGGTGATACTTACTTACAAGAGGACGACCAAGATTCTTAA